A stretch of the Crocinitomicaceae bacterium genome encodes the following:
- a CDS encoding PAS domain-containing protein, whose translation MTKSPLYNTDGSFKDHLYFTLAQALHQLVIVLEPVEYRMLFLNHYQPGYHEGNVLGHTIFEFVAPEYNELYAQKLAEAKQTKKIATIQIVGQSSENSSGKAWYETKIVPVENAEGEITHLFLVSEDISILKQRELELANAAEKVKSIINNTTDIICSIDTNFNLIEFNHVFAQMVHLAVNKEPSAGDPVLEVIDPIRHEKLKEIYHKVLQGERLTDVEVFHSATMGNMSYESNYHPIYNHDGKIIGINIFSKNITEKVKQQHDLENALKEKEILLAEIHHRIKNNLALVSSMLELQELESDNPELSMALSASRKRIKSTALVHELLYASDSFKTISLSDYLVKLFEFVRPDETHQLNIAGDDSKLQINQAMPLGLMLNEIMTNSAKHVLTKMQHTKTVIELQQHGTKLQITYRDHAGTFPEQVSFEISESTGLTLIRTFAEQMDGEIKLISKTPVVYFIEIPLHA comes from the coding sequence ATGACAAAGTCTCCCCTATACAATACTGACGGAAGTTTTAAAGATCATTTGTATTTCACTTTGGCGCAAGCATTACACCAATTGGTTATTGTGTTGGAGCCTGTTGAATACCGCATGCTATTTCTAAATCACTATCAACCCGGATACCATGAAGGCAATGTATTAGGTCATACCATTTTTGAATTTGTTGCACCGGAATACAATGAATTATACGCTCAAAAATTAGCAGAGGCAAAACAAACAAAAAAGATAGCAACGATACAAATTGTTGGACAATCATCAGAAAACAGTTCTGGCAAAGCATGGTATGAAACAAAAATTGTTCCGGTTGAAAATGCAGAAGGTGAAATCACCCATTTGTTTTTGGTTTCAGAAGATATCTCCATATTAAAGCAACGTGAACTTGAATTAGCAAATGCAGCTGAAAAAGTAAAATCAATCATCAATAATACAACAGACATTATTTGTTCTATTGATACAAATTTCAATCTGATTGAATTCAACCATGTATTTGCGCAAATGGTGCATCTGGCAGTGAATAAAGAACCTTCAGCAGGAGACCCGGTATTGGAAGTTATAGATCCAATCAGGCATGAAAAACTTAAAGAAATCTATCACAAAGTTTTGCAAGGAGAGCGCCTTACAGACGTAGAAGTTTTTCATTCTGCCACCATGGGCAACATGTCGTATGAATCAAATTATCATCCCATCTACAATCACGACGGAAAAATAATTGGCATCAATATTTTCTCAAAAAATATCACTGAGAAAGTGAAACAGCAACATGATCTTGAAAACGCATTGAAAGAAAAAGAGATTTTACTTGCTGAAATTCATCACCGCATTAAAAATAATCTCGCTCTTGTATCCAGCATGCTTGAGTTGCAAGAACTGGAATCAGATAATCCTGAATTATCAATGGCCCTTTCAGCAAGTCGCAAGCGCATAAAATCTACTGCGCTGGTACATGAACTTTTATATGCCAGTGATAGTTTTAAAACCATTTCACTCAGTGATTACCTGGTAAAATTATTTGAATTTGTGCGGCCTGATGAAACGCATCAATTAAACATTGCAGGTGATGACAGTAAATTACAAATTAATCAGGCAATGCCGCTTGGGCTTATGCTCAATGAGATCATGACCAATTCTGCAAAACATGTGCTTACCAAAATGCAACACACCAAAACAGTAATTGAACTTCAGCAACACGGCACCAAATTGCAGATAACCTATCGTGACCATGCAGGTACTTTTCCTGAACAAGTATCATTTGAAATAAGTGAAAGCACCGGTCTTACCCTTATCAGAACATTTGCAGAACAAATGGATGGTGAGATAAAATTGATCAGTAAAACTCCCGTTGTATATTTTATAGAAATTCCATTGCATGCCTGA
- a CDS encoding OmpA family protein yields MKKLFLILVCATITFHASAQDDKPACKDVEPTYLNRFEGFYISDCQESEYKEPNFVYYPPGGEAVTLLKGGHYKKIYYWKKSTESRKLSADQIYQNYYNAVLQAKGKKLSKMFFTFSIENKEVYLMVNAGNGDDVSNYNIEILIVEEMEQEIVLDIKKSIDTDGKALLYGIFFDVNESVIKPESESELLLLITYLEENPTVNIIVVGHTDNTGDFASNLKLSKERGQAVVTYLISKGISASRLSSDGVGSLCPVTSNETEEGRKKNRRVEIVLQ; encoded by the coding sequence ATGAAAAAGCTATTTCTAATACTAGTTTGTGCAACAATAACATTTCATGCATCAGCCCAAGATGATAAGCCAGCGTGTAAAGATGTTGAGCCAACGTACCTCAATCGATTTGAAGGTTTTTACATTTCAGATTGTCAAGAAAGCGAGTATAAGGAGCCTAATTTTGTATATTATCCGCCGGGAGGTGAAGCGGTAACGCTGTTAAAAGGTGGGCACTATAAGAAAATCTATTATTGGAAGAAAAGTACCGAAAGCCGAAAACTAAGTGCTGATCAAATTTATCAAAATTATTATAATGCTGTTCTACAAGCAAAGGGTAAAAAACTTTCTAAAATGTTTTTTACATTTTCAATTGAAAATAAAGAGGTTTACCTAATGGTAAATGCCGGTAACGGAGATGACGTGAGCAATTATAACATTGAAATACTAATTGTTGAAGAAATGGAGCAAGAAATTGTTCTAGACATCAAAAAAAGTATTGACACAGATGGTAAGGCACTTTTGTACGGAATATTTTTTGACGTTAATGAATCGGTAATAAAACCAGAATCTGAAAGTGAATTATTGTTACTCATCACATATCTTGAAGAAAATCCCACAGTAAATATTATCGTTGTTGGTCATACAGATAATACAGGTGACTTTGCCTCCAATTTGAAGCTATCTAAAGAGCGCGGACAAGCCGTTGTAACATATTTAATATCCAAAGGCATATCTGCCAGCCGTCTTTCATCTGATGGTGTGGGGTCTTTATGTCCTGTAACCTCAAACGAGACTGAAGAAGGCAGAAAGAAGAACAGACGAGTAGAAATTGTTTTGCAATAG
- a CDS encoding VanZ family protein codes for MSKNSNHKGKNIFLITLYLASVIYLLFFAPFRQGTNTSVNLIPFKSTFELTVYTFTTGHGIWHWIINVPGNIAAFIPLGIILSTIRFNKYIVLLFIILIPCLLEFFQYIFEKGSCDIDDAILNAVGIFTGILFREKYLRQRAN; via the coding sequence TTGAGTAAGAATAGCAATCATAAAGGCAAAAATATTTTTCTAATTACGCTGTATTTAGCAAGCGTAATCTATCTGCTTTTTTTCGCCCCCTTCCGTCAAGGTACCAATACATCTGTCAATCTCATTCCGTTTAAAAGTACGTTTGAATTAACCGTCTATACCTTTACAACCGGACATGGTATTTGGCATTGGATAATCAATGTACCCGGCAACATTGCGGCGTTCATTCCGTTGGGTATTATTCTTTCAACTATCCGATTCAATAAATACATCGTGCTTCTATTCATTATTCTCATTCCTTGTTTGCTTGAGTTTTTTCAATATATTTTTGAAAAAGGATCATGCGATATTGATGACGCCATCTTGAACGCTGTCGGAATTTTTACAGGAATTTTATTTCGTGAAAAATATTTGAGGCAACGTGCAAATTAA
- a CDS encoding T9SS type A sorting domain-containing protein: MKKLILALLLFTVQFTAWNQCNVIATAMPQPASCPGVCDGSIVYVYQNMNMPSPGSPYIVILQDGAGNTLSIQTYVTEITTIPFTNLCADNYTITVQGTSCSYTLSTTVTEPAEMIISTNTTDPSFGLTNGSAEIFVINGTAPYSYSIDGGVSFQSTNLFTNLSAGTYSVVVMDANGCEQTSSFTLTDASACSLVATANPTGMVSCYGACNGGLYYAYFDSNNDGPYQVELILNGNVVQTATNASSNGTGTFTNLCAGIYTVEVTSSQGCTGTYFITITEPSQLLVTSVVTTDATTGLNNGTATITATGGWPVYSYSLDGITFQSSNLFTNLAAGVYIAYVQDNAGCISIFTFVIQEDPGCFFNLNTTSTSTSCAWTCDGEVNYIFSGSPTDPPFYILLEDSTGATIASATSPNQTVSSSFTGLCAGNYTLTVSNSSGCAEVSNFTVTSPDQLLTTGSSSPATPGNSDGSVTITASGGTAPYQYSIDNQTTWQSGNTFSGLSTGVYIIYVQDANGCMSIITILVNETSTCNFFLFATANSTTCAYSCDGTVIYSFNDAMNNPPYTIELISGGTALSTGTTMSNGGSGTFTNLCEGIYTVEITDADGCTDQVDVYVDAPDYLTVTSVDVTNASAGNSDGIAQVNISGGTAPYQFSFDGGTTWSSSNPITGLAAGFYIMHVEDANGCTTIFCFVVNEDPGCTINTTLFPASSISCYGACDGALNYAYVDAGNNPPYTITLNLDGTLHSTSTQTANSFSGTFSSLCGGNYSITVTDASGCSSFVSNYTLTEPDQINVNVSVTDASTGNNNGLAVINASGGTGQYAYSLDGINFQSSNVFDTLSAGIYIVYVEDENGCTEIYTFMVNENTSCNIVLTAFNTAGVSCAGSCSASIGFAFNDVNNNPPYTVALTNSMGGSTSQLFTTGNAGSGSFTNVCAGLYVVSVTDVNGCSSYYTIQVIEPDFMMVGGSQINATAGNSDGSITLNVSGGTAPYQFSIDNQVTWQTSNVFSNLGAGFYIIYVKDANGCTQIICFVLDDSNVLSAENMNQKNIVVYPNPTSDYVFIPLTDLQKITLYNPAGQVVEIHQTNSDNGTTLHMEPLADGIYLLEINTLSGESFRASIIKQ, translated from the coding sequence ATGAAAAAACTCATTCTTGCTCTTCTCTTATTCACCGTGCAATTCACTGCATGGAATCAATGCAACGTAATAGCCACAGCCATGCCTCAACCGGCAAGTTGTCCGGGCGTTTGTGACGGGTCAATTGTTTATGTGTATCAAAACATGAACATGCCATCACCGGGTTCACCTTATATTGTAATTCTACAAGATGGAGCAGGTAATACCCTCAGCATTCAAACCTACGTAACGGAAATCACCACCATTCCATTTACCAATCTTTGTGCAGATAATTATACGATCACAGTACAAGGTACATCATGCTCATATACTTTGTCCACAACAGTAACTGAACCGGCAGAGATGATCATTAGCACAAACACCACGGATCCATCTTTTGGATTAACTAATGGCAGCGCTGAAATTTTTGTCATTAACGGAACTGCACCTTACTCATACAGCATTGATGGTGGAGTATCATTTCAATCAACAAATTTATTCACAAATCTTTCAGCAGGCACATATTCTGTTGTTGTCATGGATGCTAATGGATGTGAACAAACTTCTTCATTTACCTTGACAGATGCGAGCGCATGTTCGCTGGTAGCAACGGCTAATCCAACCGGTATGGTAAGTTGTTACGGTGCATGTAACGGTGGTTTATATTATGCGTATTTTGATTCCAATAATGATGGTCCGTATCAAGTTGAATTAATTTTGAATGGCAATGTTGTGCAGACAGCAACCAATGCTTCATCCAACGGAACAGGAACATTTACTAATCTCTGTGCAGGTATTTATACCGTTGAAGTTACATCATCTCAAGGTTGCACGGGTACTTATTTTATCACCATCACTGAGCCTTCACAATTGTTAGTGACAAGTGTTGTTACTACAGATGCAACAACAGGATTAAACAATGGAACAGCAACCATAACTGCAACCGGAGGATGGCCTGTTTATTCATACAGTTTAGATGGCATCACATTTCAATCAAGTAATTTATTCACCAATTTAGCTGCCGGAGTTTATATAGCTTACGTGCAAGACAACGCCGGTTGCATCAGCATTTTCACTTTTGTGATACAAGAAGACCCGGGATGTTTTTTCAATTTGAATACAACAAGTACTTCAACATCGTGCGCATGGACATGTGACGGTGAAGTGAATTATATTTTTTCAGGATCACCAACTGATCCACCATTTTACATCCTACTTGAAGACAGCACGGGCGCTACTATTGCAAGTGCTACCAGTCCAAATCAAACCGTGAGTTCATCGTTCACCGGATTATGCGCAGGCAATTATACGCTCACGGTAAGCAATTCATCAGGTTGCGCTGAGGTGAGTAATTTTACCGTCACATCACCTGATCAATTACTCACTACAGGTTCTTCATCACCGGCAACACCCGGCAATAGTGACGGTTCAGTAACCATTACAGCAAGTGGAGGAACAGCCCCATATCAATACAGCATAGACAATCAAACTACTTGGCAAAGCGGAAATACCTTTAGCGGTTTATCAACTGGCGTTTATATAATTTATGTGCAAGATGCGAACGGTTGTATGTCTATCATCACCATTTTGGTAAATGAAACTTCAACGTGTAATTTCTTTTTATTCGCCACAGCCAATTCAACCACTTGTGCTTATAGTTGTGATGGAACCGTTATTTACAGCTTCAATGATGCAATGAATAATCCACCGTACACCATTGAACTCATCTCTGGCGGAACAGCGCTATCAACCGGTACAACCATGTCAAACGGAGGAAGCGGAACATTTACAAATTTATGTGAGGGCATTTATACTGTTGAAATAACAGATGCTGATGGCTGCACTGATCAAGTGGATGTTTATGTGGATGCGCCCGATTATCTCACCGTTACTTCAGTTGACGTTACCAATGCAAGTGCAGGAAATTCAGACGGAATTGCTCAAGTAAATATTTCAGGTGGAACTGCACCATACCAATTTTCTTTTGATGGCGGCACAACATGGTCTTCATCAAATCCAATCACAGGTCTGGCTGCCGGATTTTATATTATGCATGTGGAAGACGCAAATGGTTGCACAACAATTTTCTGTTTTGTTGTGAATGAAGATCCGGGATGTACTATCAATACTACTCTATTTCCTGCTTCATCTATATCATGCTATGGCGCTTGTGATGGTGCTTTGAATTATGCTTATGTGGATGCAGGCAATAATCCTCCCTATACAATCACGCTTAACCTGGACGGAACTCTACATTCAACCAGCACACAAACTGCTAACTCATTCAGCGGCACCTTCAGTTCACTCTGTGGAGGCAATTACAGCATCACGGTAACTGATGCCAGTGGTTGTTCATCATTTGTTTCAAACTATACGCTCACTGAACCTGATCAAATTAATGTCAACGTTTCAGTTACTGATGCATCAACCGGCAATAACAATGGACTTGCTGTTATTAATGCAAGTGGTGGTACCGGTCAATATGCGTATAGCTTAGACGGAATCAATTTTCAATCATCTAATGTTTTTGATACGTTATCTGCCGGTATATATATAGTTTATGTTGAAGATGAAAATGGATGTACAGAAATTTATACGTTCATGGTAAATGAAAATACATCATGCAATATTGTGTTAACAGCATTTAATACTGCCGGTGTAAGTTGCGCAGGTTCGTGTTCAGCATCTATTGGTTTTGCATTTAATGATGTAAATAATAATCCGCCATATACCGTGGCACTCACAAATTCAATGGGCGGAAGCACATCACAATTATTTACTACAGGTAACGCAGGTTCAGGTTCGTTCACCAACGTGTGTGCAGGCCTTTATGTAGTATCTGTTACTGATGTTAATGGTTGTTCATCATATTATACCATTCAGGTAATTGAACCGGATTTTATGATGGTTGGCGGATCACAAATAAATGCAACTGCCGGTAATTCTGACGGGTCAATTACCTTGAACGTTAGTGGTGGAACTGCTCCATACCAATTTAGTATTGACAATCAGGTAACATGGCAAACATCCAATGTGTTCAGTAATCTGGGTGCTGGCTTTTATATTATTTATGTGAAAGATGCAAATGGCTGTACTCAAATAATTTGTTTTGTACTGGATGATTCTAACGTATTAAGCGCTGAAAATATGAATCAGAAAAATATTGTTGTCTATCCGAATCCAACATCTGATTATGTTTTCATTCCGCTTACTGATCTCCAAAAAATCACCTTATACAACCCTGCCGGACAAGTTGTAGAAATCCATCAAACCAATTCAGATAATGGAACTACACTCCATATGGAGCCGCTTGCCGATGGAATCTATTTGCTTGAAATAAATACCCTCTCTGGTGAATCATTTAGAGCAAGTATTATAAAACAGTAA
- a CDS encoding leucine--tRNA ligase, translating to MEYSFREIEKKWRKKWADNKTFNADDDQSKPKYYVLDMFPYPSGAGLHVGHPLGYIASDIYARYKRLQGYNVLHPMGYDSFGLPAEQYAIQTGQHPEKTTRENIARYRDQLDKIGFSFDWDREVRTSDPNYYKWTQWIFIQLFNSWYNPRTNKAEKIETLISIFEKEGFSGTGCDILTGDIEKDLHPFTAEEWKKFDEKKQRDILMNFRLTYLGEAYVNWCPALGTVLANDEVKDGFSERGGHPVERKLMKQWSMRITAYAQRLLDGLETIDWSESIKEAQRNWIGRSEGALVRFIILSSILSAGKDASTLGNLPNGTVEIVEEERPRYLNGKSEVARINLHRAKEMRQNPTPAEKKLWGELKTKQLGVKIRQQHLIDKYIVDFVCISKRLVIEVDGDIHDLQIDEDLLRTQELTRKGFKVIRFRNEDVLNQITDVINKIKEELLALPSRYDDTNEMSESISVEDSAITYIQDDGTSSTHAGILPPGMDRGWEIEVFTTRPDTIFGVSFVTLAPEHELVSQITTAEQKAEVDAYVNKAKNRSERERMADVNTISGVFTGAYVIHPFTGNKIQVWVGDYVLVGYGTGAVMAVPAHDERDYKFAKHFGLPITQVIEPTQEHDFEKNAWCEKEGKQINSDFLNGLDVKDAIKKAIEEIEKQGLGKRQINYRLRDAVFGRQRYWGEPIPVYYVNGTPYVLNENELPLTLPEVDKYLPTEDGEPPLARANNWTYQNQFDYEHSTMPGWAGSSWYFLRYMDPKNIGEFVSKNKADYWGQVDLYIGGSEHATGHLLYSRFWNKFLFDLGYISFDEPFKKLINQGMILGNSAYVHVVLPQTEGHIPFTLSAHHGHHDEIIKIEEKFPGAQVSARKVLLIPEEVYEYIKKHGAHPDVDAWFKKEFAQFGENMLATYSAGNAIRTAIDVSLPEGDKLKDLEKLRQWHRQYEYAELLYEGDYICSREVEKMSKSKYNVQTPDELVEKFGADTLRLYEMFLGPLEQAKPWDTQGINGVHNFLRRFWRLFHNDKNEFEVTDGEPSKESLKTLHKTIKKIQDDLERFSFNTGVSNFMIATNEFTDQKCNNRAILRDMLILLSSYAPHIAEELWEKIGEKESITYAQFPKFNAEYLVESSFEYPVSFNGKMRFKLELPLTLTATEIEKEVMAQANTTKYLEGKSPKKIIVVPGKIVNVVM from the coding sequence ATGGAATACAGTTTCAGAGAAATAGAAAAAAAATGGCGTAAAAAATGGGCTGACAATAAAACGTTCAACGCAGACGATGATCAGTCAAAACCAAAATATTATGTATTGGATATGTTTCCGTATCCATCAGGAGCGGGTCTGCACGTGGGCCATCCGCTAGGGTATATTGCATCTGATATTTATGCAAGATATAAAAGATTACAGGGCTATAATGTCTTGCATCCGATGGGATATGATTCATTTGGTTTACCTGCAGAACAGTACGCAATACAAACAGGACAACATCCGGAAAAAACAACCAGAGAAAATATTGCGCGCTACCGTGATCAATTAGATAAAATTGGATTTTCATTTGACTGGGATCGTGAAGTAAGAACATCAGACCCGAACTATTATAAATGGACCCAATGGATTTTTATTCAGTTGTTCAACAGTTGGTATAATCCACGAACCAATAAGGCCGAGAAAATTGAGACGCTCATTTCTATCTTTGAAAAAGAAGGCTTCAGCGGCACTGGTTGTGATATTCTGACAGGTGATATTGAAAAAGATTTACATCCATTTACAGCAGAAGAATGGAAAAAATTTGACGAAAAAAAACAGCGAGATATTCTGATGAATTTTCGTCTCACATATCTCGGTGAAGCTTACGTAAACTGGTGCCCTGCATTGGGAACCGTGTTAGCAAATGATGAAGTAAAAGATGGTTTCAGTGAGCGTGGCGGACACCCCGTAGAGCGCAAACTAATGAAACAATGGAGCATGCGTATTACCGCATACGCACAACGCCTTCTTGACGGATTAGAAACTATTGATTGGAGTGAAAGCATAAAAGAAGCACAGAGAAATTGGATTGGACGTAGTGAAGGGGCGTTGGTTAGGTTTATAATCCTATCCTCGATCCTTTCCGCAGGAAAGGATGCCAGTACACTTGGTAACTTGCCTAATGGCACAGTAGAAATTGTTGAAGAAGAACGTCCGCGATATCTAAACGGCAAATCTGAAGTTGCCAGAATCAATTTGCATAGAGCAAAAGAAATGCGGCAAAATCCAACACCTGCAGAAAAGAAATTATGGGGTGAACTAAAAACAAAACAACTCGGTGTAAAAATTAGACAACAACATCTGATTGATAAATACATTGTTGATTTTGTGTGCATTTCAAAACGATTAGTAATAGAGGTAGATGGTGATATTCATGATCTTCAAATAGACGAAGATTTGTTGCGCACTCAAGAATTGACTAGAAAGGGTTTTAAGGTTATTCGGTTTAGAAATGAAGATGTATTAAATCAAATTACCGATGTAATTAATAAAATTAAAGAAGAGCTCCTAGCGCTTCCGTCACGTTACGATGACACCAATGAAATGAGTGAATCAATATCAGTAGAAGATAGCGCAATCACTTATATACAAGATGACGGCACGTCTTCAACCCACGCTGGCATCCTTCCCCCCGGGATGGACCGAGGATGGGAAATAGAAGTTTTCACCACTCGCCCCGACACCATCTTCGGCGTATCTTTCGTTACGCTAGCGCCAGAGCATGAATTGGTTTCACAAATTACCACGGCTGAGCAAAAAGCAGAAGTTGATGCGTACGTCAACAAGGCAAAAAACAGAAGTGAGCGAGAACGAATGGCTGATGTCAACACCATCAGTGGAGTTTTCACCGGTGCATATGTAATTCATCCGTTTACGGGTAATAAAATTCAGGTTTGGGTTGGTGATTATGTTTTGGTTGGATACGGAACCGGCGCAGTAATGGCCGTGCCCGCACATGATGAGCGCGATTATAAATTTGCCAAACATTTTGGACTGCCAATCACACAAGTCATTGAACCAACACAGGAACATGACTTTGAAAAAAATGCGTGGTGTGAAAAAGAAGGAAAACAAATTAACTCAGATTTTCTGAACGGGTTAGATGTTAAAGACGCAATTAAAAAAGCAATTGAAGAAATTGAAAAACAAGGCTTAGGTAAAAGACAAATTAACTATCGTTTGCGTGATGCAGTGTTTGGAAGACAACGCTACTGGGGTGAACCAATTCCGGTTTATTATGTAAACGGAACGCCTTACGTTCTGAATGAAAATGAACTGCCACTCACCTTACCTGAAGTAGATAAATATTTACCTACAGAAGATGGAGAACCACCTTTGGCGAGGGCTAATAATTGGACATATCAAAATCAATTTGACTACGAACACTCCACCATGCCAGGTTGGGCCGGATCGTCATGGTATTTTCTCAGATACATGGATCCAAAAAATATCGGTGAATTCGTTTCAAAAAACAAAGCCGATTATTGGGGACAAGTTGATTTATACATTGGCGGATCTGAACATGCTACAGGTCACTTATTGTATTCACGGTTCTGGAATAAATTTTTGTTTGATCTCGGATATATTTCATTCGATGAACCGTTCAAAAAACTGATTAATCAGGGAATGATATTGGGTAATTCAGCTTATGTTCATGTTGTGTTGCCGCAAACTGAGGGACATATTCCGTTTACCCTTTCAGCGCATCACGGACATCATGATGAGATTATTAAAATTGAAGAAAAATTTCCGGGAGCTCAGGTTTCAGCGCGCAAAGTTTTGTTGATTCCTGAAGAGGTGTATGAGTACATTAAAAAGCATGGTGCGCATCCGGATGTGGATGCTTGGTTCAAAAAAGAATTTGCTCAATTTGGTGAAAATATGCTTGCTACTTATTCTGCGGGTAATGCCATCAGAACTGCCATTGACGTGAGTTTGCCGGAAGGCGATAAATTGAAAGATCTTGAAAAACTCAGACAATGGCACAGGCAATATGAGTACGCTGAATTGTTGTATGAAGGAGATTATATCTGCTCACGTGAAGTTGAAAAAATGTCCAAATCAAAATACAACGTTCAAACCCCTGATGAGCTGGTAGAAAAATTTGGCGCTGATACTTTGCGTTTGTATGAAATGTTTTTAGGTCCGCTTGAGCAGGCTAAGCCTTGGGATACGCAAGGGATTAATGGAGTACATAATTTTTTAAGAAGATTCTGGAGACTATTTCATAATGACAAAAATGAATTTGAAGTAACAGATGGTGAGCCGTCAAAAGAATCATTAAAAACTCTTCACAAAACCATCAAAAAAATTCAAGATGATCTGGAACGTTTTTCATTCAATACCGGTGTTTCAAATTTCATGATTGCAACCAATGAATTCACAGATCAGAAATGTAATAACCGTGCTATACTGCGTGACATGTTGATTCTGCTTTCATCTTACGCACCACATATTGCTGAAGAACTATGGGAAAAAATTGGTGAAAAAGAAAGTATTACCTACGCGCAGTTTCCAAAATTCAATGCAGAATATCTGGTAGAAAGTTCATTTGAATATCCGGTTTCATTTAATGGAAAAATGAGGTTTAAACTGGAATTACCTCTCACCTTAACTGCTACTGAAATTGAAAAAGAAGTAATGGCACAAGCCAACACAACAAAATATCTTGAAGGAAAATCACCGAAGAAAATTATTGTAGTGCCGGGGAAAATTGTGAATGTGGTGATGTGA
- a CDS encoding 1-deoxy-D-xylulose-5-phosphate reductoisomerase, which translates to MSSKKKIALLGSTGSIGKQTLEVIDACPDKFEVSVLTANNNADLLLDQALKYRPNAVVITNETSYEKVKDVLWNEGIKTFCGEKALEEIVEMDEIDIVLTALVGFSGLKPTIRAINAGKNIALANKETLVVAGEIITPLAREKKVNIYPVDSEHSAIFQCITGEFHNPIEKIYLTASGGPFRGKKRDELAHITRAQALKHPNWEMGAKITIDSATMMNKGLEVIEAKWLFDLKAEQIDVIVHPQSIVHSIVQFQDGSMKAQMGLPDMKLPIQYALTYPERIKTEYKRFNFANYAALNFELPDKFTFRNLEIAYQAMSAAGNMPCILNAANEITVAAFLQDKIGFLEIAELNEKAMQRAQHSKTISLESLLETDAEVRKMVGEWVAKK; encoded by the coding sequence ATGTCTTCAAAAAAGAAAATTGCCTTGCTGGGTTCAACCGGTTCAATTGGAAAACAAACGCTTGAGGTGATAGATGCCTGCCCTGATAAATTTGAAGTATCAGTTTTAACCGCAAACAATAACGCTGATTTGTTGCTTGATCAGGCATTGAAATATAGACCCAATGCGGTGGTAATTACCAATGAAACAAGTTATGAAAAAGTAAAAGATGTTTTGTGGAATGAAGGCATAAAAACCTTTTGCGGTGAAAAAGCACTGGAAGAAATTGTAGAGATGGATGAGATTGATATTGTGCTTACCGCACTGGTTGGTTTTTCAGGCCTTAAACCTACTATTCGCGCTATTAATGCAGGAAAAAATATTGCGCTTGCAAACAAGGAGACGCTTGTGGTTGCCGGTGAAATTATCACCCCGCTTGCGCGAGAAAAAAAGGTAAATATTTATCCGGTTGACTCTGAACATTCAGCAATTTTTCAATGCATTACCGGCGAATTTCATAACCCCATTGAAAAAATTTATCTCACGGCATCGGGTGGTCCTTTCAGAGGAAAAAAACGAGATGAACTTGCGCATATCACCAGAGCGCAGGCTCTCAAACACCCTAACTGGGAAATGGGCGCAAAAATCACTATTGATTCGGCTACCATGATGAACAAAGGGCTTGAGGTGATTGAGGCAAAATGGTTATTTGATTTAAAAGCTGAACAAATTGATGTGATTGTGCATCCGCAGTCTATTGTGCATTCCATTGTTCAGTTTCAAGACGGAAGTATGAAAGCACAAATGGGTTTGCCTGATATGAAATTGCCTATTCAGTATGCGCTGACTTATCCTGAAAGAATTAAAACAGAGTATAAGCGATTCAATTTTGCCAATTACGCTGCATTGAATTTTGAACTGCCTGATAAGTTTACGTTTCGCAATCTTGAAATAGCTTATCAAGCTATGTCTGCAGCAGGAAATATGCCTTGTATTTTAAATGCAGCAAATGAAATTACCGTCGCTGCTTTCTTGCAAGATAAAATTGGATTTTTGGAAATTGCTGAATTAAACGAAAAAGCAATGCAGCGTGCTCAACACAGCAAAACTATTTCATTGGAATCATTATTAGAGACTGACGCTGAGGTGCGCAAAATGGTAGGTGAGTGGGTGGCTAAAAAATGA